CGACGACCAAGGTCCGGCCGGGGGTTGCGACGGCTGCCTGCATGGCGTCCTCTCCTCTGTGCCAGATCGTCCGGCTTGTCGACAAGTATTGATCACGCTGAGTCCTGCTCTGAGCGCTGATATTGCATCGAAGGCTGATTTCATCGGCGCTGGCGAGATGTTTCAGAGTCGTAAACATTGCCGTTGATGACGCGACTTGTCGATGTGTGACCCGCCCGGGCCGGTATGGTGGCGATCGGACGGGGCTGTCGATGACAGTCCCGTCCTGCCATTTCCCCTCACCACACTTGGAGTGCACCGTGTCCTCGAGCGCGCAAAGGCTGGCCGGCATCACCGTCTGGGACGGCGAGTCCGACCGTGGGGCCTCGGCGATCGCCTGGGACGGCGACCGGATCACCGAACTCGGTCCCGCCGAGCAGACGCACAGCGAGTTCAGCGTCATCCCGGGCCTCATCGACACGCACGTGCACCTCGACTCCTCCGCCGTCCCGGGTTCGGGCGACTGGATGACCTGGCCGCTGATCACGCCCGTGTCCGAGCGGGCGTTGCACGTGGTGGCGCATGCCCGGCGGGCGGCCGCCGCGGGCGTCACGACGTTGCGCGACCTGTCCGGGAGCGAGGCGCAGCTCTCAGCCGCTCGCGCGTTCGACGCAGGTCTCATCCCGGGTCCCCGCGTCCTGGTGAACGGTGCGGTGGGGATGACCGCCGGGCACGGCGACCTCTTCACTCCGCCGCACTACCCGCACCGCGGCCCGGTGGCGGATTCTCCCGACGAATGCCGCAAGCTCGTGCGGGAGTGGGCGCGCTCCGGCGCGGACGGCATCAAGATCTTCACGAGCGGCGGCGTCCTCTCGATCGGCGACAAGGTGGGATGGCGCAACCAGACCAACGCCGAGATCGCCGCCACGGTCGACGAGGCGCACGCCCTCGGCATGCTCGTGGCCGCGCACAGTCACTCCGCGGAGGGCATCGACATCGCCCTGGAGTTCGGCGTCGACTCCATCGAGCACGGCACCGGGATCCAGGAGCGCCACCTCGAGATCCTCCTCGAGCGGAACATCCCGGTCGCCCCGACCCTGCTCATCAACGACGCGATCGCCGACCGCCGCATCCCGGTCAGCGACGACGCGGCCGAGAAGGGCCGCGCGGTCGTGACCGAGCGGGACGCGAACTTCGTGGGCGCCGCCGCAGCCGGTGTGCGGTTCGTGCTCGGCACCGACGCGAACGGCGTGTTCGTGCGCTTCGGCGACCAGCTCGAGGAGGTGCGCCTGATGAAGCGGTCCTTCGGCTGGACCTCCGAGCGCGCCCTCCGCTCCGCGACGTCCGACGCCGCCGACGCGATCCGGCTGACCGGCAAGGTCGGCCGGCTCACGCCCGGGCACGGCGCGGATCTCGTCGTCGTGCGGGGCCGGCCGTGGGAGGACATCGACCAGCTCACCGCCGAGAACATCGTGGCCGTCGTCGCCCGCGGGCAGGTCATCGCCGGCGCGCTGCCCGTCTGAGTTTCCCCCCAGCACCCCCGCACCACCCTCACCTCAAGGAGTTCACGTGACCCGCACACTTGGCCGCAGCGCTAGGCGCGCAGCCGTTCCGCTGACGGCGGCTCTCGCCGTCGTCTCCCTCGCCGGCTGCGCCTCCGGCGCCGAGTCGGCGGCGACGCCCGGGGCGGACGTCGCTCAGGACATCGTCTTCGCGCTGAAGGAGGACGTGGTCTGCCTCGACCCGCAGCAGACCTCCGTCACCACGTCGCTCAACGTCGGTCGTCAGCTCACCGACTCCCTGCTCGACCAGGACCCGGACACCGGCGAGATCGTGCCGTGGCTCGCTGAGAGCTGGGACGTCGCCGACGACCTCACCTCGTACTCGTTCACGCTGCAGGACGGCGTGACCTTCAGCGACGGCACCCCGCTCACCTCGGAGGTCGTCGCCGCGAACTTCGACGCCATCATCGAGATGGGCGCGGCTGCATCCCTCGCCAACGGCTACCTGGCCGGCTACGCGGGCACCGAGGTCACCAGCGACAGCGAATTCACGGTGCTCTTCGCCGAGCCCAACGTCCAGTTCCTGCAGGGCGCGACCACGATGTCGCTCGGCCTCCTCTCGGCCGAGACCGTCGCGGGCGCAGCGGAGGACCGCTGCCAGTCGCTCGTCGGCACCGGGCCGTTCGTGCTCGAGTCCTACGTCCCGAACGACGCCGTGACCATCGTCAAGCGCGACGGCTACGACTGGGCCTCCGAGCTGCGCGGCCACCAGGGCGAGGCCTACCTCGACACGGTCACGTTCCCGATCATCGCCGAGGCGAGCGTCCGCACCGGCGGGCTGCAGTCCGGCGAGTACGACGTCATCCAGGACGTGCCGTACATCGACGAGGCCCGCTTCGCCGGCGACGACTACATCCTGTACGCGAAGGCGAACCCGGGTGTCCCCAACTCCTTCGTCGTGAACACCACGAAGGGCGTGCTCGGAGACGAGGCCGTGCGCCAGGCGATCAGCAAGAGCCTGGACCGCGACGAGATCAACGTCATCACCGGTTCCGTGAGCGGCAAGGCCCCGGCCGGTGTGCTCACCTCCTCCACCCCGGGATACCTGGACCTCGGCGACACGCTCGCCTTCGACCCCGAGGGTGCGGCCGACCTGCTGGAGGGCGCGGGCTGGACGCTCGGCTCCGACGGCATCTACGAGAAGGACGGGCAGAAGCTGACCGTCACCGTCACCGCGTTCTACGCCCAGGACGTCCTGGAAGCAGCGCAGATCCAGCTGAAGAACGCCGGCATCGACCTGCAGATCAAGATGGTCGCGGCCGGTGACTTCTTCGGCGCCGTCGCCAGCGGCGACTACGAGCTGCTGGGCGCGGGTCTCACCCGCACCGACCCGGACGCGTTGCGCACGCTGCTGTCCGTGGACTCCGCAGCCCGCTGGGGCATCGTGGACGACCCCGAGCTCGAGGCCCTCCTGCAGGAGCAGGCGCAGACCGCGGATGTCGCGGAGCGTCAGAAGCTCGTCGACCAGATCCAGGAGATCGTGGGTGAGCGCGCATACGTGATGCCGACGCTGGAGACCGTGCAGTTGCACGGATCGCGCGCGGGTGTCGAAGGCATCACCTTCGACTCGGCCGCTCGCGTGCACCTCTACGACGCGATGGTCACCTCCGACTGATGTCGACGCAGCGCGTGGATCCCGCACGGACGCGATCGACCCTGATGTCGGTCGCCCGGTTCCTTCTCCCGAAGATCGCCCAGTGCATCTTCGTGGTGTGGGCGACCTACACGGTCGCGTTCCTGCTGATCCACGCGCTGCCCGGTGACCCGGTGCTGGCCGCGCTGTCGCTCAAGGGCGGTGACGCGACCAGCACCGACCCCGCCCAGCTCGAGGCGCTGCGTGCCCGGTACGGCATGTCCGGGCCGCTCTGGGAGCAGTACATCTCGAACTTCCTCGCGCTGTTCCGCGGCGACCTCGGCACCTCCATCGCCACCGGGCAGCCGGTCACCGACATGGTCGGCCGGGCGTTCCCCCTCACCGCGGCCGTCGCGGTCTTCGCCCTCGTCGTCGGATTCGTCTCCGCTCTGGCGTTCACCGTCTGGGCCTACGTCGCCCGGCCGGCGTGGGTGCGCAACGTCGTCACCCAGATCCCGCCGCTCGGCATCGCCATCCCCGCCTTCCTCAGCGGGATCGTGCTGATCAGCGTCTTCGCCTTCGGGCTCGGCTGGTTCCCGGCATCCGGCACGAACGGCTTCGTCAGCGTCGTGCTCCCCGGCATCACCCTGGCCCTGCCCACCGGCGCCATCTTCTTCCAGGTCTTCTCCGCCGCCGTCTTCGACGCCGGCGCGAGCCCGTTCGTGTTCACCGCGAACGCCAAGGGCCTCGCCCAGCGCACGGTCGTCGTCCGCCACGTGCTGCGCAACGCCCTGCTCCCCTCCATCACGATCATCGGACTGCAGATCGGCTATCTGGCCGGTGGCACCGCCGTCGTCGAGACCGTCTTCTCCCGGGACGGGATCGGCCGGCTCACCGTCGACGCCGTCCTCGCCCGCGACGTCAACGTCGTGATGGGCGTCGTCATCGTCGTGGCCACCGTCTACGCGGTCGTCACCCTCATCGTCGACGCGCTGTACGGCGTGATCGATCCCCGTACGAGAACCCGCCTGACCGGCCGGAAGGCGGTGTCCGCGTGAGCATCCTGCGCAAACCCGGCCTGATGCTGTCGATCCTGATGCTCGCGCTGACGGTGGTGGCGATGATCGTGCCGCAGCTGATCGCCCCGTACGACCCCTACGACTCGGTGGGGTCGATGCGACTCGCTCCGCCGAGCCTCGAGCACCTCTTCGGCACCGACCACCTCGCCCGGGACGTCTTCTCCCGGGTCGTCTACGGCGCCCAGCTCTCCGTCACCGCCGCGGGTCTCGCCGTGGTCGGCGGGGTCATCGTGGGATCGATCGTCGGACTCGTGTGCGGCTACCTCGGCGGGACCGTGGACTTCATCGCGATGCGCTTCGTCGATGTGCTCATCGCCATCCCCGGCATCCTGCTCGCCCTCATCGTCGTCGCCTCCCTCGGTTTCGGGCCGTTCTCGATCGCCCTCGGTGTCGGCCTCGGCACGGCGGGTTCCTTCGCCCGCATGATGCGCTCGGCGGTGCTGCGCGTGCGCAGCGAGGAGTACGTGGAGGCCGCGCGCACGCTCGGCGCCCGCGGGCCGGCGATCCTCGTCCGGCACGTCCTGCCGAACGCCGCACGGCCCATCGTCGCGATGGCGGCGCTCGAGCTGGCCGTCGCCATCCTCTCGGTCTCGGCACTGAGCTTCCTCGGGTTCGGCGCACAGCCGCCCGCGCCGGAATGGGGTTCGCTGGTCTCGGCCGGACGCGACTTCGTCGCGACCGCGCCCTGGCTCAGCATCCTCCCCGGTGTGGTGATCCTCGCGGTCGTCCTGTCCGTGAACCGCGTCTCACGATTCTTCGGAGGTGACCGATGACCGCTCTGCTGCGCGTCAGCGACCTGCGGGTCGACTACGGGTCCGGCCGCCGGGCGAACCCGGCCGTCCGTGGCGTCTCCCTCGAGGTCGCGCCGGGCGAGATCGTCGCCGTCGTGGGTGAGTCCGGCTCCGGCAAGAGCACGATCGCCCACGCCCTCGTGCGCCTGCTCCCGGGCGAGGCCCACATCCGGGGCGGATCCATCGTCTTCGACGGCACCGATCTGATGAAGGCGTCGACCGCGACTCTGCGCCGCATCCGGGGCGGCCGCATCGGGTTCGTGCCGCAGGACCCGTCCCACAGCCTCAACCCGCTGATGCGGGTCGGCGAGCAGGTCGCCGAGACTCTCCGCCGGCACCGCCGGCTGTCCCGCGCGGACGCGGCGGCCCGGGCCGTCGAGATCCTGCGCGAGGTCGGCATCCCGGATCCCGAGCGGCGCGCGAGCCAGTACCCGCACGAACTCTCCGGCGGACTCCGGCAGCGGGTGCTGATCGGCATCGCCTGGGCGTGCGAACCGGCGCTGGTCATCGCGGACGAACCCACCAGCGCGCTCGACGCCACGGTGCAGCGCCACGTGCTGGACCGGATGCAGGCGCTCGCCCGGGCGCACGGCACCGCCGTTCTGCTCGTCACGCACGATCTCGCGGTGGCCGCGGATCGCGCCGACCGCATCATCGTGGTGGAGAAGGGCGAGATCGTGGAGGCGGGAGCTGCGCGCGACGTGCTGTCGGCGCCGCAGAACGGCTACACGCGTCGGCTCGTCGCGGCGGCGCCGGGGCTCAACAGTGAGCGGCTCCAGTCGCGGCTGAACGTGGTCGACCGGATGCAGCCGAGCTCGCCCGAACCGCTCGTCGTCGTCTCCGGCCTGACCAAGACCTACGGTTCGTCCCGCTCCGGCGGGGGTGCTCCCGCGGTGGACCGGGCGGAGTTCTCGATCGCCCGCGGCTCGACCTTCTCGCTGGTGGGCGAGTCCGGTTCCGGCAAGAGCACCACCGCGCGCATGGTGGCGCGCATCATCGGGGCGGACGAGGGCAGCATCGTCTTCGACGGGGCCGACATCACGACGCTCTCCGGTGAGCCGCTGCGGCAGCTCCGTCGCCGCATCCAGGTCGTGTACCAGAACCCGTTCGGGTCCCTCGATCCGCGGATGACGGTCGAGCGCCTCGTCGCCGAGCCCCTGCGAGCGTTCGGGGTCGGGACGGCGAAGGAGCGTTCCGCGACCGTGCGGGAGCTGCTCGGTCAGGTGCGGTTGAACGCGGACCTGCTGGGTCGGCGTCCCGCTCAGCTGTCCGGCGGGCAGCGGCAGCGGGTCGCGATCGCCCGGGCGCTGGCGCTGCGTCCGGAACTCGTCGTGCTGGATGAGCCGGTGTCCGCGCTGGACGTGTCCGTGCAAGAGCAGGTGCTGCGTCTGCTCGTCGAGCTCCAGGCCGAGTTCGGGCTGACGTACCTGTTCATCTCGCACGACCTCGGGGTCATCCGGCAGATCTCGGACCGGATCGCGGTGATGAAGGACGGTCGCATCGTCGAGCAGGCGGACGCCGAGCGCATCTTCGCCGACGCCGAGCACCCCTATACGCGCGAACTGATCGGCGCCATCCCCGGCCGCCTGGCCTGACACCCGGCGGGGGTCCGGCGTGACGCCCGGCGGGGACCGTCGTACCTGCGGGTCCGTCGTGCCCGCGGGCCCGTCGTGAGGTCGGGCCCCGTCGTGCCCGCGGGCCCGTCGTGAGGTCGGGCCGGTCGGTGGAACCACGGCGGCCCCTCGCCGGTAAGGCGCGGCGTCCGGGGTGCGCCTGTCCCGGTGCCCGGGTCGCGCGGTACCCGTGTGCGGGCGGCTCGGGCCGCGCAGGTCCCGGTCAGGCGCGCACAACTCCTGCAGAATGACCGGTTCCCGTCCTGCTGAGCCCCGGGCTTCCGGTTCTGCAGGAGTTGTGCTCGAAACCGGTCCGGCGGCGCTGCCCCGGCAGGAGTCGGAACAGCCAGGACGACGGACGGGCCGCCTTGGATCGGTGGCTTCGTCCGGGCCCGGAGTGGGGTTTGGCCTGCCCGCCGTGGCACAACTCCTGCAGAATGACCGGTTCCCGTCCTGCTGAGCCCCCGGGCTTCCGGTTCTGCCGGACTTCTGTTGCCGATCCGGCCCGGACCCCCGGTGCCGCCGGCTCCGCCCACGGTTGCGCACAACTCCTGCAGAGTGGTGGTCGGCGCCCGGTGGTGTCGGTACTCCACCCGTTCCGCCGGAGTTGTGCTCGAAACCGGTGTGGCGGCGCTGCCGCAGCAGGGGTCGAGCGACAGGCGGGGATGCTGGGCGGGGCCCCCGTGGGACGCGGCCCTCCCTCGGGGCTGGGTTTACTCACGGCCTACCCGCCGGGCGCACAACTCCTGCAGGTGGCTGAGGCCTTGGCCCGTCAGGCGGGGTCGCTCCTGGTTTTGCAGGAGTTGTGCGGGCGAGCGGGGACGGACGTGGCGGCGGGCCGGGAGCCCCTCACCCCGGGTTGCCGCGGCCCGACGCTCAGCGCACCGCGTCCCGCGCTCAGCGCACCGCGGCCGGACGCTCAGCGCACCGCGTCCCGCGCCGGGCCTCAGCCCGGGGTGCCAGCCCGAGGATCAGGACGCGGGATGCAGCGCCGCCAGCACGCGGCGGACGATGAGCTCGCTCTGGACCACCACATGGTCGATGATCCGCTCGCCCTTCTCGGCGGTGGCGGGGCGGGGATCCCCGAAGACGCCGCTGGGCGAGAGCGGGGCGAGCGCCATCTGCCGGAGTCCGAAGTCCGCGGGCAGTTCCGGATACGCCGGCTGCATCCGGTCCCTGTGCACCAGCTCGGGCGCGACCGCCAGGATCATGGAGGTCTCGATCTCGTCCGCGTGGCACAGTCCCGGCGCCGCCCACGGGGAGTCCTTGACCTCGTCGCCGATCTCGACGAGCCCCGGGTAATCCAGAACCAGGACGGGCATCCCGTCGCGCGCCGCGGACTGCTCCGCCGCACGTTGCAGGGGCAGCCGATTGCCGAAGTCGCCGTTGACGATCACCAGCAGCGCGTAGCCCGCGCGCTCCAGGGATGCGGCGACGTCGGCGGCGAAGGCCGTCACGGTGTCCGCGCTGATCGACACCGTGCCCGGCAGGGCGTCGTTGCTCCAGGTGTTCCCGAAGGGGAGCGCCGGCAGCAGGACGGCGTCGAGTCGCTCCGCGAGCCGGCGGGCGACCGCGTCAGCCTGCAGGGTGTCGGTGGAGAGGGGCAGGTGTGGGCCGTGCTGTTCCAGCGCGCCGACCGGCAGCACGGCGATCGCCGGATGGCTCTCGAGGTGTGCGGCGACGTCGGTCCAGGATGCTCGGGACAGTTCCAGCATCACGAACGCAGGGTGTCCACGACCTGGCGCAGGTGGTCGGCGGAGTGGCGGAGCTGATCGAACTCCTGCTCGCTGAACGACGTCCCTGCCACGGGAACGGCCCCGGATGCGCTGACGATCGAGGGCACGGAGAGGGCGACGCCGTCGATGCCGTGGTAATCGTGCAGCACGGTCGATACCGGCAGCACGGCGTGCTCGTCGTGGAGGACGGCCTCGACGATACGGGCGCTGGACAGGCCGATCGCGTAGTTGGTGGCACCCTTGCCCTGGATGACCTTGTAGGCCGCGTCGCGCACGTTGACGGCGATGTCGTCGAGTTCCTCCGTGGTCATCGGCGGCTGTCCGGGCGTCTCCCAGTCGAGGATCGGGACCGTGCCGATGGTGGCGGCGGACCACAGCGGGAACTCGGTGTCGCCGTGCTCACCGACGATGTAGGCGTGCACGCTGGAGGAGGACACCCCGGCCCGACGGGCGAGCTGCCACCGCAGCCTGGAGGTGTCCAGCACGGTTCCGGATGCGAAGATGCGCTCGGGCGGGAGCCCGGTCGCCTCCTGCGCGAGCACGGTGAGCACGTCGCAGGGGTTGGTGACGATGACGTAGATCGCGTTCGGCGCGACCTCGAGGAGCTGCGGCATCATCGTCTTCAGGATGCCGGCGTTGACCCCGGCGAGTTCGATCCTGCTCTGGCCGGGATTCTGCTTAGCGCCGGCGGTGATGACGACGACGTGCGAGCCCTCCGCGACGGACACGTCGCTGCCGCCGATGATGTCGCTGGAACCGGTGAACTGGGTGCCGTGCGCGAGGTCGAGAACTTCGGCCTCCACCTTCGTCGTGGCGATGTCGTAGAGGGCCACATGGCGGGCGGAGCCTCGGATGAGGGCGGCGTAGGCGACGCTGGAGCCGACGCTGCCCGCGCCGACGACGGTGAGCTTGGAGTTCTCGATCGCGGTCATGTGTTCAGTGTGGCAGCGCAGGTCGAGCCTGTGTAGACCACCGGCGGAGCGTGGCACGCAGCCGTGCCTCGCACCCGGGCGGAATGACACGCCGGCGTGCCGACCCGGACGCGGAGGGGCGGATGCGGACGACCGCGGTTCGCCCGCGGAGCCTCCCGAGCCCCGCGGGGCCCGGGAGGCGTTCCGGATCAGCGGGCGTCGGCCCAGGACCAGATGTCGTCGCCGCGCAGCGTCGCGTCCGCGCCGCCGTCGTCGTAGATGACCTGCCCGGCCAGGTGGGTGTTCTCCACGCTCGTCAGCCAGAGCAGCAGCGCCGCGATCGACTCGGGGGGCTGGTGGTAGTTCAGGGGCATCGGCACGGCGGCGTCGACCATGGTCGTCCCCTCGGGGGTGGCGAGCAGCTGCGCCGTCATCGGGGTGACCACGGTGCCGGGGGCGACCGCGTTCAGCGGGATGCCGGCACCGGCCCACTCCGGAGTGATCGATGCGCGGCGCACCCAGCGCGACAGTGCGCGCTTCGACGAGGGGTAGACGAGGTAGCCGATCTCCGGTCCCTGGGCGGCGAGCTCCGCGGCGATGGCCACGGCCTTCTCCTCGTCGCCGGCGAGGGCGGCTTCCACCATCTCGGGCGAGTTGGGCTGCAGCGACGCCATCGAGGACACCACGGCAGCGCGGGGTGCGTCCGACTTCGACAGTGCCGGCAGCAGGGCGGTGAGCAGCTCGGTCACCCCGAAGAAGTTGACCGAGATGGTGGCGGGAATGGGCGCGGAGATGCCCGCGCAGGCGATCACCGCGTCGACCCGGCCCTCGGCCAGCTCGATCGCACGTCCCGCCGCGTTCTGGCGGCCGGAGGGAGTGGAGAGATCGGCCTCGATGTCGGCGTTGCGCAGATCGATGCCGATCACCTTCTCGCCGCGGGCGCGGAGCATCTCGGCGGTCGTGGCGCCGATGCCGGATGCGGAACCGGTCACGATGTATGTGCGTGTCATGGTGTTCTTCTTTCGGTTGTGGGGCCTGTGGGCCCCGGGGTCAGCCGTCCGTGGGATCCGTGACGGATGCAGAGGGGGCGATGCCGAGGGAGTCGGCGAACGCGGCGAGCTGCTGCGCGAACTGTGCGGCGGCGTCGGGGGCCCAGCCGGACATCGCGGCCGCGGCCATGGTGCGTCCCTGCGCGACGAGTCGCTCGTGCAGCTTCCTCCCCTTCGCGGACAGGGCCACGATCGTGACCCGCCCATCGCCGGGCTCCGCCGTACGAACGACGAGCCCGGACCGATCGAGCCGGGCGAGCTGCTTGCTCGCGGTCGGCCTGCTGAGGTGCAGCCGGTCGGCGAGATCGCTTGCGCGCAGCGGTCCTTCGAGCCCGAGCATGTACAGCGCCGGGATGTCGGGGGTGTCGATCTCCGCACCGGCGTCGCGAGCGATCTCGGCCTGGACCTGCGCGGACGACCACCGGGCCATGAGATGCGTGAGCGATGAGAGCACGCTCTGGGGGGCCTGGTTGCCGTCCATGCCGCCAGCTTATGCGAGATAGTTGCCTGAGGCAACTATCCGGCCGCGGCCCCGTCCCGCCCGGCCGGGTCGTGACCCGGCGATCGCCGAAGCGGGTTCGGCTGAGACCGGGATGATCGGGGCCGTGCCTGCTCCGTCCGCCGCGAGGCTTGCCGATTGGCGCCGTGGCGACGCGTGACGTAAGCTTTTCGGCGGTGACGTGTCCGAGCGGCCGAAGGTGCAACTCTCGAAAAGTTGTGTAGGGTAACCCCCTACCGTGGGTTCAAATCCCACCGTCACCGCCACTGAGAACCCCCGGTAAAACGGGGGTTTTCGCTTTTTCTGGATGGTCTGTGGTGCAGATTTGGTGCATATTCCCGTGGTCCTGCACCGAAGGGTGGCTGTCGAGGAGACTCTCACCTGTGACCGAATGGTCTTGAGCTTTCCGATTGCGTGTTGTCGTCAACACTCGGCCGGCTGATGCGACATAACAGCTAGTGCGTATGAACAGGTGTGTCATGGATCGGGGCGCGTGTGACCCGACTGGGGCCCTGCTATCAATGGAGCAGGGAAGGAGGCGTGCAATGACGTTGAGCATAGAAGAGATGCTCGCGAAGCGGCCGGTCGACGGCGAACATGTCGAAGCTCACATGCAGCGGATGCTCGCTGAGATTCGCGAGAATGAGCAGCGGGAGCGCGAGCGGCCTGGAGCCACGCAAGCTGACTAGCACTCTCACTCACGCCCGCACTGCGCCAAAGGGTGGGAGTAAGGCTCTCGTGACCGTGCAGAGGGGGTTCGGCTCTCTCTCTGAGAGCGGGCGGTAGATGCTGAGCGCGGCAAGGGGCGCTCTCGCTGAGCACTCCAACAGCGGAGTCTTCGGTAGAGGCACAACTCGCCGTCGCCTCTCGTCGCGGAGGTATCGGTTTATAGCAGCCCGGTTTCGTCCGACCGCTGCGAGCGCATCGTGCAGCACCGCGCGAGCGGCCGCTGCTCTCCGGCTCCGGCTCCGGCTACGGCTGGGAACGCGCTGACCCGCTGACGGTCTCACTCATGCATCACCAGCATCGGGGCCTCGATCGCGCGCATCCATGAGCAGCGTCTACGAGGCTCGGAACCGCGTGAATCCGGCGAATCCGACCCCATTCGAACGGAGAAGGTCGAGCCTCTGTTGGCGTGACGCAGTAGGTTCGGTCTCCATGACCCGCTCGCCTCTGACCATGCCGACCCCGCGGACGTATCCCCTGCGCGGCGGGCCGGCTCTTCGCTGGGGCATCGTCGCGCCCGGCGCCATCGCCGCGGACTTCGTGCACGCCCTGCACACGCACACGGATCAGCGGGTGGTGGCCGTCGCATCCCGATCCCCGGAACGCGCTGCGGAGTTCGCGCACAGGCACGGCATCCCCCGCAGCCACGGAGGATATGCCGCGCTCTTCGACGACCCGGCTGTCCAGGTCGTCTACGTCGCCGCGCCGCACAGCGAGCACCTGAGCCTCGGGCTCGCTGCGATCGCGGCGGGAAAGCACGTCCTGATCGAGAAACCCATCGGGTTGTCCGCCGCCGAAGCGCGGACCATCCGGGACGCCGCGCGGGCGGCGGGTGTCTTCGTCATGGAAGCGATGTGGACCCGGTTCCTCCCGCAGACCGACGTCATGGTGCAGCTTCGGGATGCGGGGGCCCTCGGTGACGTGCGACTCCTCACGGCGGACTTCGGCTTCCGGGCGCAACCGGGGGGCCGCATCTTCGACCCGGTGCTCGGCGGCGGCGCCCTGCTGGACCTCGGTGTCTACCTGGTCTGGCTGAGCCGGATGTGGCTCGGCGCCCCGGACTCGATCACGGCGAGTGGAACGCTCAGCGAGACCGGGGTGGACGATCAGAGTGCGACCGTGCTCGGATACGCGTCCGGTGCCCGGGCCGTACTCACGACGAGCCTCCTGGTGTCCTCGCCCGGCCGGGCCGGCGTTTCCGGCACGGAGGCGCACCTCGACCTCGATCCGGACTGGGTCTTCCCGAGCGGGTTCGACCTGGTCGCGGCGGGGCGGGGGGAGCGAGCCCGGTTCGCCGACCGTTCCGGCATGACCCGGCGACAGGGGATGGCGTGGCAGACGGCGGCGGTCGCGCGGCACGTCGCCGACGGGCGGACGGAATCCCCGGAGCACCCTCTCCAGGCATCGATCGAGA
The sequence above is a segment of the Microbacterium caowuchunii genome. Coding sequences within it:
- a CDS encoding SDR family NAD(P)-dependent oxidoreductase; amino-acid sequence: MTRTYIVTGSASGIGATTAEMLRARGEKVIGIDLRNADIEADLSTPSGRQNAAGRAIELAEGRVDAVIACAGISAPIPATISVNFFGVTELLTALLPALSKSDAPRAAVVSSMASLQPNSPEMVEAALAGDEEKAVAIAAELAAQGPEIGYLVYPSSKRALSRWVRRASITPEWAGAGIPLNAVAPGTVVTPMTAQLLATPEGTTMVDAAVPMPLNYHQPPESIAALLLWLTSVENTHLAGQVIYDDGGADATLRGDDIWSWADAR
- a CDS encoding MarR family winged helix-turn-helix transcriptional regulator; this translates as MDGNQAPQSVLSSLTHLMARWSSAQVQAEIARDAGAEIDTPDIPALYMLGLEGPLRASDLADRLHLSRPTASKQLARLDRSGLVVRTAEPGDGRVTIVALSAKGRKLHERLVAQGRTMAAAAMSGWAPDAAAQFAQQLAAFADSLGIAPSASVTDPTDG
- a CDS encoding Gfo/Idh/MocA family protein, with the protein product MTRSPLTMPTPRTYPLRGGPALRWGIVAPGAIAADFVHALHTHTDQRVVAVASRSPERAAEFAHRHGIPRSHGGYAALFDDPAVQVVYVAAPHSEHLSLGLAAIAAGKHVLIEKPIGLSAAEARTIRDAARAAGVFVMEAMWTRFLPQTDVMVQLRDAGALGDVRLLTADFGFRAQPGGRIFDPVLGGGALLDLGVYLVWLSRMWLGAPDSITASGTLSETGVDDQSATVLGYASGARAVLTTSLLVSSPGRAGVSGTEAHLDLDPDWVFPSGFDLVAAGRGERARFADRSGMTRRQGMAWQTAAVARHVADGRTESPEHPLQASIEILGVIDEARRQVRAAAEEALRESAPR